A genomic stretch from Halichoerus grypus chromosome 5, mHalGry1.hap1.1, whole genome shotgun sequence includes:
- the PIGV gene encoding GPI alpha-1,6-mannosyltransferase 2 isoform X1, whose product MPIVELELHDPEIKSRMLYQLRQPGAPEMALFNAIIPDHRAEAFSPPRLAPSGSVDQLVEGLLGGLSHWDAEHFLFIAEHGYLYEHNFAFFPGFPLALLVGAELLRPLQALLNLRSRLLISVALLNSLFSMLAAVALHDLGCLVLRCPRQAFYGALLFCLSPANVFLAAGYSEALFALLTFSAMGQLERGRSWTSGLLFALATGVRSNGLVSIGFLVYSQCQGFLSSLMVLNPLRPLLKLMGSVFLSVFTLGLPFALFQYYAYTQFCLSGSVRPIPEPLLKLAVDKGYRIVEGNEPPWCSWELPLIYSYIQDIYWNVGFLRYYELKQVPNFLLAAPVAILVAWATWTYVTTHPWLCLTLGMHRSKKSKTLEKADPGFLGPQVFVYLVHAAVLLLFGSLCMHVQVLTRFLGSSTPIVYWFPAYLLQNQEPLLRSLETVPWKPLAGDSLPGQKIPRNSIMGLVYNWKTYSLVTRCILGYFLSYWLLGLLLHCNFLPWT is encoded by the exons ATGCCCATCGTGGAGCTCGAActtcacgaccccgagatcaagagtcgcatgctctaccaactgcgccagccaggcgccccagaaatg GCTCTCTTCAATGCCATCATCCCTGATCATCGTGCAGAAGCCTTCTCTCCTCCTCGCCTCGCCCCCTCAGGCTCTGTGGACCAACTTGTGGAAGGTCTCCTGGGTGGCCTGTCTCACTGGGATGCCGAACACTTCCTGTTCATTGCCGAGCATGGCTATCTGTATGAGCACAACTTTGCCTTCTTCCCTGGCTTCCCCCTGGCTCTCTTGGTGGGAGCTGAACTGCTGAGGCCCCTGCAGGCATTACTGAACCTACGGAGTCGCCTGTTAATCTCAGTAGCGTTGCTCAATTCCTTGTTCTCCATGCTGGCCGCTGTCGCACTTCACGACCTGGGCTGTCTGGTTTTGCGCTGTCCCCGCCAGGCCTTTTATGGAGCCCTACTCTTCTGCCTCAGCCCCGCCAATGTCTTTCTGGCAGCTGGTTACTCAGAAGCTTTGTTTGCCCTCCTGACATTCAGCGCCATGGGGCAGCTGGAAAGGGGCCGAAGCTGGACTAGTGGGCTCCTCTTTGCCCTTGCCACTGGCGTACGCTCCAATGGGCTGGTCAGCATTGGCTTTCTCGTGTATTCTCAGTGCCAAGGCTTTCTGTCCTCTCTCATGGTGCTGAATCCTCTGAGACCGCTCTTGAAGCTGATGggctctgtgttcctgtctgtgTTCACGCTTGGCCTTCCCTTTGCCCTCTTTCAGTATTATGCCTATACCCAGTTCTGTCTGTCAGGCTCAGTGCGCCCCATCCCTGAGCCCTTGCTGAAGTTAGCTGTGGACAAGGGCTACCGGATTGTGGAGGGAAATGAGCCACCTTGGTGCTCCTGGGAACTTCCCCTAATATATAGCTATATCCAGGATATCTACTGGAATGTTGGCTTTTTGAGATACTATGAGCTCAAGCAGGTGCCCAATTTCTTACTGGCTGCGCCAGTGGCTATACTGGTTGCCTGGGCAACATGGACCTATGTGACCACCCACCCTTGGCTCTGCCTTACACTTGGGATGCACAGGAGCAAGAAGAGCAAGACCCTAGAGAAAGCTGACCCTGGATTCCTCGGCCCTCAGGTGTTTGTGTACCTGGTCCACGCTGCAGTGCTGTTGCTGTTTGGCAGTCTATGCATGCATGTTCAG GTTCTCACCAGGTTTCTGGGTTCCTCCACTCCTATTGTGTACTGGTTTCCAGCTTACTTGCTTCAGAATCAAGAGCCACTGCTGAGATCCCTAGAGACTGTGCCTTGGAAGCCCCTTGCAGGGGACTCCCTACCAGGACAAAAGATCCCCAGAAATTCTATCATGGGACTTGTATACAACTGGAAAACCTATTCTCTAGTCACACGATGCATTCTGGGCTACTTCCTGTCTTACTGGCTCCTGGGACTGCTCCTACATTGCAACTTCCTACCTTGGACATGA
- the PIGV gene encoding GPI alpha-1,6-mannosyltransferase 2 isoform X2: MWPLDPSRKEVLRFAVSCRVLTLVLQALFNAIIPDHRAEAFSPPRLAPSGSVDQLVEGLLGGLSHWDAEHFLFIAEHGYLYEHNFAFFPGFPLALLVGAELLRPLQALLNLRSRLLISVALLNSLFSMLAAVALHDLGCLVLRCPRQAFYGALLFCLSPANVFLAAGYSEALFALLTFSAMGQLERGRSWTSGLLFALATGVRSNGLVSIGFLVYSQCQGFLSSLMVLNPLRPLLKLMGSVFLSVFTLGLPFALFQYYAYTQFCLSGSVRPIPEPLLKLAVDKGYRIVEGNEPPWCSWELPLIYSYIQDIYWNVGFLRYYELKQVPNFLLAAPVAILVAWATWTYVTTHPWLCLTLGMHRSKKSKTLEKADPGFLGPQVFVYLVHAAVLLLFGSLCMHVQVLTRFLGSSTPIVYWFPAYLLQNQEPLLRSLETVPWKPLAGDSLPGQKIPRNSIMGLVYNWKTYSLVTRCILGYFLSYWLLGLLLHCNFLPWT, from the exons ATGTGGCCCCTGGACCCGTCCAGGAAAGAGGTGCTGAGGTTTGCAGTCAGCTGCCGTGTCCTGACTCTGGTGCTGCAG GCTCTCTTCAATGCCATCATCCCTGATCATCGTGCAGAAGCCTTCTCTCCTCCTCGCCTCGCCCCCTCAGGCTCTGTGGACCAACTTGTGGAAGGTCTCCTGGGTGGCCTGTCTCACTGGGATGCCGAACACTTCCTGTTCATTGCCGAGCATGGCTATCTGTATGAGCACAACTTTGCCTTCTTCCCTGGCTTCCCCCTGGCTCTCTTGGTGGGAGCTGAACTGCTGAGGCCCCTGCAGGCATTACTGAACCTACGGAGTCGCCTGTTAATCTCAGTAGCGTTGCTCAATTCCTTGTTCTCCATGCTGGCCGCTGTCGCACTTCACGACCTGGGCTGTCTGGTTTTGCGCTGTCCCCGCCAGGCCTTTTATGGAGCCCTACTCTTCTGCCTCAGCCCCGCCAATGTCTTTCTGGCAGCTGGTTACTCAGAAGCTTTGTTTGCCCTCCTGACATTCAGCGCCATGGGGCAGCTGGAAAGGGGCCGAAGCTGGACTAGTGGGCTCCTCTTTGCCCTTGCCACTGGCGTACGCTCCAATGGGCTGGTCAGCATTGGCTTTCTCGTGTATTCTCAGTGCCAAGGCTTTCTGTCCTCTCTCATGGTGCTGAATCCTCTGAGACCGCTCTTGAAGCTGATGggctctgtgttcctgtctgtgTTCACGCTTGGCCTTCCCTTTGCCCTCTTTCAGTATTATGCCTATACCCAGTTCTGTCTGTCAGGCTCAGTGCGCCCCATCCCTGAGCCCTTGCTGAAGTTAGCTGTGGACAAGGGCTACCGGATTGTGGAGGGAAATGAGCCACCTTGGTGCTCCTGGGAACTTCCCCTAATATATAGCTATATCCAGGATATCTACTGGAATGTTGGCTTTTTGAGATACTATGAGCTCAAGCAGGTGCCCAATTTCTTACTGGCTGCGCCAGTGGCTATACTGGTTGCCTGGGCAACATGGACCTATGTGACCACCCACCCTTGGCTCTGCCTTACACTTGGGATGCACAGGAGCAAGAAGAGCAAGACCCTAGAGAAAGCTGACCCTGGATTCCTCGGCCCTCAGGTGTTTGTGTACCTGGTCCACGCTGCAGTGCTGTTGCTGTTTGGCAGTCTATGCATGCATGTTCAG GTTCTCACCAGGTTTCTGGGTTCCTCCACTCCTATTGTGTACTGGTTTCCAGCTTACTTGCTTCAGAATCAAGAGCCACTGCTGAGATCCCTAGAGACTGTGCCTTGGAAGCCCCTTGCAGGGGACTCCCTACCAGGACAAAAGATCCCCAGAAATTCTATCATGGGACTTGTATACAACTGGAAAACCTATTCTCTAGTCACACGATGCATTCTGGGCTACTTCCTGTCTTACTGGCTCCTGGGACTGCTCCTACATTGCAACTTCCTACCTTGGACATGA
- the PIGV gene encoding GPI alpha-1,6-mannosyltransferase 2 isoform X3 has protein sequence MWPLDPSRKEVLRFAVSCRVLTLVLQVCPSMWLEHLHLITKRSKKSKTLEKADPGFLGPQVFVYLVHAAVLLLFGSLCMHVQVLTRFLGSSTPIVYWFPAYLLQNQEPLLRSLETVPWKPLAGDSLPGQKIPRNSIMGLVYNWKTYSLVTRCILGYFLSYWLLGLLLHCNFLPWT, from the exons ATGTGGCCCCTGGACCCGTCCAGGAAAGAGGTGCTGAGGTTTGCAGTCAGCTGCCGTGTCCTGACTCTGGTGCTGCAG GTGTGCCCTTCCATGTGGTTGGAACACCTACACCTGATAACCAAAAG GAGCAAGAAGAGCAAGACCCTAGAGAAAGCTGACCCTGGATTCCTCGGCCCTCAGGTGTTTGTGTACCTGGTCCACGCTGCAGTGCTGTTGCTGTTTGGCAGTCTATGCATGCATGTTCAG GTTCTCACCAGGTTTCTGGGTTCCTCCACTCCTATTGTGTACTGGTTTCCAGCTTACTTGCTTCAGAATCAAGAGCCACTGCTGAGATCCCTAGAGACTGTGCCTTGGAAGCCCCTTGCAGGGGACTCCCTACCAGGACAAAAGATCCCCAGAAATTCTATCATGGGACTTGTATACAACTGGAAAACCTATTCTCTAGTCACACGATGCATTCTGGGCTACTTCCTGTCTTACTGGCTCCTGGGACTGCTCCTACATTGCAACTTCCTACCTTGGACATGA